Within Deltaproteobacteria bacterium HGW-Deltaproteobacteria-18, the genomic segment GGCCCGCTGTCGTCATGGCCTTGAGACCCGCCGGAACTCCTTCGCTGGCCTCGTAGAGTTGAGTCGTTGCGTGCAGGGCGGATACTTCAGGCAGCGCACGGGCAACGACTCAACAAACGATGCCTGGCTCAGTCAGACAGCCGACGCGCCTCAAGACCATGCCGACAGCGGGCCTTGAGATCTGCCGAAATGCTCTCAGAATTCTTATTGGCTTGAGTCTCTATGGATAAAGTGCAATAGGCAAGTCGCGGGGAATTAAAGCGTAAAACCTAACACTTAAAACCTAAAACAAAAAAAGTGCTTGCACTTTGAGCCTTCATTTATTAGCAAGATGAGAATTATTCCTGATAACAAAAACATCAAAGGAGAATACCGATGAGCAAGACAACTGATAATTTGAAAGAGGCTTTTGCCGGAGAGTCCCAGGCCAACCGCAAGTATCTGGCTTTCGCCAAGAAGGCTGAAGAAGAGGGACTGCCCCAGGTTGCCAGATTGTTTCGGGCTGCGGCTCACGCCGAGACCATCCATGCCCATGCGCACCTGCGTCTCATGAAGGGCATCGGTTCCACGGCCGAGAATCTCAAAGAGGCCGTGGCTGGTGAAACGCATGAATTCAAGTCCATGTATCCGGGCATGATCGCCGACGCCCAGGCCGAAGGTGAAAAGGCTGCCGAAAAATATTTCGTTTTCGCCAACCAGGCCGAGGAATGCCATGCGAACCTCTACTCCAAGGCCGCGGATCAGATGGGCGAGCTGGCGGCAGTGGATTACTATGTCTGCAGCATCTGCGGTCATATCCACGAAGGCGAGCCCACCGAAAAGTGTCCGATCTGCGGAGCAATGCCCAAGGCATACGGCGTTGTAGCCTAGGGGATTTGAGCCCTGCCGATACTGATGGAAAAAGCCGCGCTCCCTTTTTAGGAAGTGCGGCTTTTCAAATGAAAAAGGCCATGCATCGCTGCACGGCCTTTTTTGCGTATTTTTTCCGGCGCTATCTTCTGGGAGCCGGGGCGCTCGGACGGGCCTTGGCCTTGGTGAAGGCCAGTTCCGTGCCTTTGCCCTTGTTGAACATGGCCAGGACCCTCTCGGCATCATGGAAAGGCAAGGAAACAAAGGCGAAGGTTTCCATGATCTGGATGTCCCAGATTTTCTTGGGCGGAATGTTGCACTTGTCGCCAAGGAAGGTCAGCAGGCGCTTGGGCGTCATGCCATCCTTGCGGCCTTGGGTTACGAAAAGTCGGGACTTGCCCGTCTTGTCGACCACAAAGGCGTCTCCGATTTCCTTGTAGTTGGAGGCGTCCAGCTCTTCCTGAAACATGTACTGGAGCAGGGCGGCCAGGGTTTCGCGGGGCTTGCTCTGGTCGAGGAGTTCCTGCGCCATGCCCATGAACTCGAGCTCCGGCTCCGTGGTCATGATCTCCTGCAGCTCCGCCCGGATGCGTCCCTTCTTCATGTCGATGACATCGGAGACCTTGGGCAGCCGCGCCTTGCGAATGTCCGTGCGGGCGTGCTTGCTGATGAACTGCAGGCGGCGATACTCGGATGGCGTGATGAACGTGATTGCGATGCCCTGCTTGCCGGCCCGGCCGGTGCGGCCGACACGGTGCACGTAGGCTTCCGGATCGTGGGGCAGATCGAAGTTGATGACGTGGGTCAGGTCGTGCACGTCGATGCCGCGCGCGGCCACGTCGGTGGCGACCAGGATCGTGACCAGCTTCTTCTTGAACTTGATCAGGATTTTTTCGCGCAGGCTCTGGGACATGTCGCCATGCAGGGTGTCGGCGTCGTAGCCGCGCTCCATGAGACGCTGGGACACGGCGTCGGCGTCGACCTTGGTGCGGGTGAAGACCAGTCCGTAGAAGTCCGACTCCATGTCGATGATCCGGCACAGGGCCTCGAATTTGTCGCTCATGGCGACTTCGAAGTAGATCTGGTCTGTCTGGGGGGCGGTCAACTGGTTGGATTCGGCCCTGATGACCTGATAGTCGCCCATGTATTTCTTGGCGATGCGCAGGATTTCAGGCGGCATGGTCGCGGAAAAGAGCATGGTGCGCTTTTCGGTGGCCGTCTGCTCCATGATCTCCAGCACGTCGTCCAGAAAACCCATGTTCAGCATCTCGTCGGCCTCGTCGAGGATCAGAAAGCGGATGCCCGAGAGATTGAGGCTGCCCCGGCGCAGATGGTCGAGCACGCGGCCCGGTGTGCCGACAACCACGGATACGCCCTTCTTGAGGCTGCGGAGCTGAATTTCCATGGACTGGCCGCCGTAGATGGGGGCGACGTTGATGGTCCGGCCGCCGCGCAGGGAGTTGATCTCCTCAGCCACCTGGATGGCCAGTTCGCGGGTGGGGGCCAATACGAGTGCCTGCACGGTGCGGACGTCCGGGTCCAGCATTTCGAGCAGCGGCAGACCAAAGGCGGCGGTCTTGCCCGTGCCGGTCTGGGCCTGGGCGACGATGTCGTTTTCGCCGGTCATTACGGCCGGAATGGTCTTGATCTGGATGGGGGTCGGCTCTTCGAACCCCTTGCGGGACAGAGCCTGGAGAGTCAGTTCGGATAAGCCTAGATCAGAAAATGTAGTCATTGTAATACCTTGCGGGCAAGGGCCTCGCGGTCAAAAGAATACCCGGCTCTGGAACCGGGCCCTTACCGTGAGGCCGACTGTCCAAGGCGGGAAACAAGCATTTCGAAAACGTGTGGAACCGGATCGAAGAGCGAACATGCTCAAGAAAGGTCGTGCGGAAAAGGAGGGATCTCCCCAAGAAATGCTCGGGGTATATATATTGTAGTTTCGGGCTTGGCAAGAGATTATTTTGAAATATTGGCAGAAATGAAAAAGAGGGGCGAATTTCGACTCGCCCCCGATTCGGACATCTGGCTCAGCGCTGCATCGCGATTCCGGCCAGGCTCTCCAGTTCTTCGGAGAGGCCCAGCGCCTGGATTATGGATTCCCCGCGGCAGACGAGGCCGTGGTTGTCCATGAACACTGCCTCGAATTCCCGGCTGGCCAGTCCTACGGCCTGTCCCAGTTCAGGCGTGCCGGGGTGATGGGCGGGCACGCGGGTCAGCTTGTCGGCGAAGACCCGGCCTTCGAAGAGTGGCAGATCAAGAAGAGGGATCTCGCCGCGCAAAGACAGGGCCAGCAGCTTCGGCGGGTGGGTGTGCACGATGGCCTGCGCCAGGGGCTGATTGCGATACACTTCGAGGTGCACCGCAAGCTCCGAGGATGCCCGCGCCGATGTCAGCGGCGCGCCAGTGGCCAGGTCGACCACTGCCAGATCCCGGGGGGCGAGATGCCCCTTGGCGCTGCCGGTGGCCGTGATCACGACGCGTTCTCCCTGGCGCATGCTCACGTTGCCGTTGAATCCGGCGAAGAGTCCGCGCAGCCAACCGTCGCGCCCGGCGTCGAGAATGGCCTGGCCCGTTTCGGGGTTTACCAGGGACGAGAATTCGGCCTTGGCCGGGGAAGGCGCGTTGTCGGGCTTTATGTCTATGACGGGAGTCCCGTTGATGACCTCAAGAGGATGTACCTTGAGGCGCAGCCCCTCGCGACCGATGATGCGTACCGCATGCAGGCCGATGGGCGTGGGACGATCGGGGGAGCGGGTCGAGAATATGCCGCGCATGGGCAAATCGCGGTTTCCCTGGGGGTGGCAGCGCAGCACGCTCTGGTCGCCCTTGTGCATCCAGGTCAAAACCAGGATGGCGTCTCCGACCTGAAGATCCGTGGCCGCAGGCTCGAAATCCGGGTTCAGCTCGATCCAGACCGGAGGCATGGAGGCGTCACCGTATTTTGGGCATTGATCGCGACTGACGAGATGGGAACGGACGGTGCCGATGACGCGAGGGAGCATGAGAATATCCTTGCTGCGGTTTTTTGACCTTGGAAGAGCATGCTTACCGCCCGTCATTTTGCCCGTCAAATGCAGGGTGTTTCCGAATTATCCGTTCCATGCCTTCTGCTGCTTCTCGGGCAAAAATTTCAGGGATGTTCCCTAGTGAATTTTGGGGCGATGCTTGTATTGAAATTGCGAAAAGGGTAGCACTTGAGACGTTTTCAACCATAACATCGGAGCGCGCATGAACCGCTTCTCCACCAGTCTCCTGGGTGAAGCCAAGACCCTGCTTCTGGCCACGGACGGCTCCATTTTCAGTGATGGGGCGCTGCAGGAGGCCATTTTTTTCGGCCAGGCCTGCGGTGCCCGACTGATCGTCCTGCACGTGGTCAAGATCGATGTCGAATCTCTCAAGTCCGCCAACTCCAAGGTCACCCGCGCCCAGCAGGAGATCGCCCCGTACATGGAGGACGTCCGCAAGATGGCCAGGGACAGCGGAGTGGAATGCGAGACCGTGGTGGTCGGGTCCTCGGTGCCCGAGCACGCCATCGTCGAACAGGCCAGGATGCGCGAGGCCGATGTCATCCTCATGGGTCGACATGGCCGGGCCGGAAGGTTGTTTCTCATGGTGGGCAGCATGACGTCGAAGGTCATCGGACTCGGGTTTCCCATGGTGCTCATGCTCCCCAAGGATTTCACGATGACCGGGGCCCATGTGCTGGTGGCCGTGGATGATTCGGCAAACAGCCGCCTGGCCGTCGAGGAGGCCCTGAGCCTTGGGCTTTGCTGCGTGACCCTGGAGCGGCTGATCTTCGTGGCTGTCGCGCGGCGGGAGAGCGGTCTGGTTGAGGCCAGGAAAATGGTCGAGGACATTTGCGCCCGAGGCCGGGAAAAATGGCCGCACGTTCAGTTCGAGGCCGTGGCCGGAGTCGGGCATGCCTCGAACATCATCGTGCGGGCCGCCGAGGAGCGCCATGTGGATATGATCATGATCGGCGGCATGGTTTCGGGGCCTCTGCCCAGGATGTTCGGAGGCCGGGTGACCAAGGAGGTTTGCGGTTGGGCGCACTGCGCCGTACTGGTAGTCACCGCCTAGGAGCCCGTCCAAAATCCGTTCTGGACTGCGTTGCTCCCCGATTCTGAAGGGCTCATGTAGGCCGCTACACATCGCCCTTCAGAATCGGCTCGCGCCTTGCCAGAACGAATTTTGAACGGACTCCGGCTTCAATGGAAAATTTAACTGAGCGGCAGGTGCTTTCTTTGTTCCTCGCATCTCACCGTTGTGGAACAGCCTGGGCGTTGTAATTATTGAACAGTCAGCCAAGCGTACCTCCCAGGACGAATTTTGAACGGACTCCGGTTTCAATAGGAAAATTTGACTGAGCGGCAGGTACGGCCTTGGGGTTTTCTTTTTCGAATCTTCTGACAAGGAATGGTCTCATGTCGGTCAGGCTTTTGCGATTCTTTCCCTTTCTCGCGTGGTTCCCGTTCGGCGCGCTGGTGGTGCGGGCCGATCTGATGGCCGGGATCACAGGCGCTCTGGTGCTTGTTCCCAAGGCCATGGCCTACGCCCAGCTGTCGGGCCTGCCCCTGTATTTCGGGCTGTACACGGCCTTCGTGCCGGCCATCGTCGGGGCCCTGTGGGGATCGTCCAGACAGCTGGCCACGGGGCCGGTCGCCATCGTCTCGCTCATGACCGCAGCTGCGGTAGCTCCGCTCGCAGTCTCAAACACGCCTGAATACATCGGTTTCGCCCTTCTTCTGACCCTTCTGGTTGGTCTCGTGCAGCTCTTTTTGGGAGTGGTCAAACTCGGGACCATCGTCAATTTCGTGTCCCACCCGGTCATCCTCGGGTTCATGAACGCGGCCGCCATCATCATCGGGCTGTCACAGCTGGACCTGCTGCTGGGCATCCCCAAGGGCCGCAGCGATTTTTTTCTGGGAGATGTCTGGGAGATGCTCCGGCTGATCCCGCAGACCCATTTGCCGACCCTGGCCATGACCTTCTTTGGACTGGCCCTCATTCTCGTTATCAAGAGGATTCCGGCGCTGTCCAAGGCCAGCGTTCTTGTCGCAGTGGTCATCACCATATTGGTCAGTGCTGCCGTCGGTTACGATCAGCGCGGAACCGCCGTGCTGGACGATCTGGCAACTCCCCGGGCCCGGGAGCTGGTGGTCCAGTACGAAGAGAGTCTGCGGCGGATGGAACATCTGGGCGGCGAGGTGACCGATCTTTCCGCGCGGCAGCGGCAGGCGGAAAAGGAAGGCTCCGTGTGGATGGCCGCAGGGCTGCGGCATCAGACCGAGTTGGCCCGTCTGGACATGCGCTCCCTGGAGCGGCGACACAACGAGCTTCTGCGTGGCGTGCGGCAACTGCGCTTCGTGCGCCCCGAGGGCGAGATGACTGGGCGTCTGTACCTGCTGGGCGAAATCCCGGCGGGCATGCGGACCGATGATCGCGCCTGGCACATCAAAAGCGTCGATCATGGCGTCATGAAGCTGATCGGCGGAGGGGATGTTGTCGGACCGGTCCCGGCGGGACTGCCGGCCCTGACCATCCCGACGCTCAGCCTCGACGCCGTGATGCAGCTGCTGCCTTCGGCCCTGATCATCGCACTGGTCGCCTTCATGGAGTCCATCTCCATGGCCAAGGCCCTGGCCAGCAAGGCGCGGCAGCATGTCGACCCCAACCAGGAACTCATCGGTCAGGGCCTGGCCAACATCGGCGGGTCTTTTTTTCAGGCCTATCCTGCCTGCGGATCCTTCACCGGCTCGGCCATCAACATGCAGTCTGGGGCCAAAACGGGACTGGCCATGGTCTTCAACGGCATTTTCGTGGCCGTGACCCTCATGTTCTTCACGCCCCTGCTTTACCATCTGCCCAAGGCCGTGCTGGCCGTGATCATCGTCATGGCGGTCACCAGCCTGATCACGCCCCATGCCTTCATGCACACCTGGAGGGCAAACCGCGGAGACGGAGTTGTCGCCCTGGTGACCTTTGCCGTGACGCTGCTCGCCGCACCGCATCTGGACAAGGGCATCATGGCCGGCGCGGCCCTGTCCATCGGCCTCTATCTCTATCGCACCATGGCTCCGCGCGTGGCGGTGCTCGGGCGCTATACCGACGGAACCCTGCGGGACGTGAGCGTGCACCATGCCCTGGCCACCTCGACCCTGGTCACCGTGATGCGTTTCGACGGCTCCTTGTATTTTGCCAATGTGACGTATTTCGAGGACATGGTGCTGAAGGCCGTGGCCGATCACAAGGAATCGAAATTTCTGCTTGTGGTCGGGGACGCCATCAATTCCATGGATTCATCGGGGGAGGAGATGCTGCAGAATCTTGTGGGGCAACTGCGCGAGACCGGAGTGCAGATCGTCTTTTCGGGGCTCAAGAAGCAGGTTCTCGACGTGATGCGGGCCACCGGGCTTTATGATCGCATCGGGGACGAAAACGTCTTCGCCACGGAATGTCAGGCCCTGAAGGCCATCTTTGCCCGGCTTGGTCAGGAAGTGGAGGACGACGCGCTTTTCGCCTATGTCAAGGTCATGGTCTGCTGACGGGCATCCGAAAGTTCCGGCCACGAGATCAAAGCGGGGCGCATCCGACGGATGCGCCCCACTTTTTTATTCCAGCTCAACAAAATCCTCGATGATCAGCTTGAGCCCGAATCCGGGGAAGTTGATCTTGTATTTGTTGGGCTCCACGCGCTGGACGACCTTGCCGCGGCCGAAGATCTTGTGCCGGCAGTAGGTGCCCTGCACCGGGGTTTGGGTGCTGGATGCGGATCTTGGCGCTGGGGCCGCGAAATCGTCGCCCAGCCCCGGGCGGGAGATCTGGGGCGATGCGCTCTCGGGTGTGCGGCGGGGCGTGGGCAGAGTCTGCAGGCCGACGCCGCCCGTGAACTGCTCGCGGTAGCGGGACAGCAGGTGGGCCGGGATGTCCTGCAGGAAGGGGCTGACCCTGGCCGGGGTGGTGGCCGAAAGCTCACGGCTGTAGAGGGTCTCGGGGGAGAAGAGGGTCAGACTGTCGCGGGCGCGTGTGCAGGCCACGTACAGAAGGCGCCGCTCCTCCTCGAAGTCGTCGTTGTCGTTCATGGCGTGGCGCGAGGGGAAGCGGTCCTCCACCAGATCGATGACCAGCACGGCATCCCACTCCAGGCCCTTGGACGAATGGACCGTGGACAGAGTCACGGCCTGGCCCCGGTCCTCTTCCGCGTCGGGGCTGTCCAGGCTCAGGTCGCCCAAAAACGCCGGGATATCGTCATAGCTCAGGGAAATCTGGGTCAGCTCCTCGAGCCCTGCCTCGCGGCGCGGGTAGTCGTCGGGAAATTTTTCGCGCAGGACCGGCAGATAGTATTCGAGCACGAAGGTGATGGCCGTGGAAGGGCGCATGACCTGGGTGCGCAGGGTGTCGAGCACGCGCAGGAGGTCGTCGAGGGCCGGACGCTTGGTGCGCTGTGCCTTGATAAAGGCCTGGTCGTTGATCATGGCCGCGTGATGGATTTTCTGCGCGCTCTTGGGGCCAATGCCCGGCACATTGCCCAGTATCCGCTGCCAGGCCGGGAGGTCCGAGGTGTTCTGGCTGAGCCTCAGACAGGCCAGGACATCCTTGATGTGCGCGGCGTCCGAGAATTTTATTCCGCCGAATTTGCGAAAGCCGAGCCCGATCTTGTTCAGCTCCACTTCCACATGGTACGATTGATACCCCGCCCGGAAAAGAACGGCGATCTGGTCGAGGGGGTAGATGCGCGAAAGCTCCACCACCTTGGCCGTGACCAGGCGGGCCTGGCTGCGGTCCGAGAAGGGCAGTATGTGTTCGGGCAGGCGGGTGTCGGTGCGCTCGGAGAAGAGGCGCTTGGCGAACTTGTCGCGGAAGCCGTCCAGGATGGCGTTGGTCAGTTCCAGGATGGGCTGGGTGGAGCGGTAGTTCTGCTCCAGCTTGATGACGCGGGTATCCTGAAATATCTTGGGAAAATCGAGAATGTTGCGCACGTTTGCGCCGCGAAAGGCATAGATGGACTGCGCGTCGTCGCCCACGGCCATGACGTTGGGGCTGGTGTCGCCGGGCTTGGTCAGAAGTCGCACCAGCCGCGCCTGTACGAGGTTGGTGTCCTGGTACTCGTCGACCATGATGTGGGAGATGGACGAGGTCACCGCTTCACGGATGTGCGGGTGCTCGGTCAGCAGGCGCTCCAGCAGGAAGAGCAGGTCGTCGTAGTCGAGGAGCCCGCATTCGCGCTTGATGCGCTCGTACTCTTCGAGGAGACGGGTCAGGTCGTCCTCGTAGGCCCCGAGATGATAGGCCTCCTGGCGCAGCACCTGTTCGAGGGTCAGTTCCTTGTTGCGGCTCTTGCTGTAGAGCCCCAGCACCGTGGCCCGCTTGGGAAATTTGCGGTCGCCCTTGCCGATCTTCAGACGGTCTTTGGCCTGGCTCAGTATCTCCTCGCCGTCGGAGCGGTCCATGACCGTGGCTCCGCGTTCGAATCCCAGCAACCCCGCATGCTGCTTGAGCAGGGAATAGGCGAAACCGTGGAAGGTTCCGCCGCGCACGTGCCCCAGACCCTGGTTCCCCAGCAGGCCTTCGGCGCGGTGCAGCATCTCCGAGGAAGCCTTGCGGGTGAAGGTCAGGAGCAGGATCTCGGCCGGGGACACGCCGGATTCGACCAGCCGGGCCAGGCGGTAGACGATGGTGCGGGTCTTGCCCGAGCCGGCTCCGGCGATGACCAGAATCGGTCCGTCCAGGGTGGTCGCGGCTTCGTATTGGGCTGGATTCAGATCGTTTTGATAGTCGATGCGCATGATGTCTTTAAGGCCCCAAAGGTGGCGGCGGGGATGTCGAAGTGGTCCAGAATTGCCTGGCCGACCTCTGTCGGTGTGCGGGCGGATGCGCCCATGGAATCGTAAAAAAACACGTCGTCGGCCGTATGCATGCCCTGGCGGCCGAAATGGCCGAACATGCCGGTGCGGCCGAACTTGCCCTTCAGGTCGAACCCGGGCTCCGGGACCAGCACCAGGTCCGGGGCGAGATGGGCCATTGAGCCATGATAGAGGTCCCGGCCCAGGTGCGCGTGGCGGATGATCTTGCGGCCGTCGTGGGTCAGGCCGGACAGGGCGCGGATCAGGTTCCGGCCGAGTTGGTCCGCCTCGGCGCAGGAGAGGCTGCCGCGGGCAAAACGCTCCTTGGTGTGCAGGTAGATGCGCCCCGGGTCAAGGGCAAAGGCCCGCGTGGAATGGGCCATGGCCTGCGTGTCCCACTCGCTGGCGGGCTGGCGGGAGAGGTGCAGAAGCCCCTGGTCGCGCAACCACACATTGAGGTCCACCTCCTGCGTGAGGGTCGTGAAGCCGTGATCGGCCATGATCAGCAGGCGCTTGGGATCCGGCAGGTCATGATAGCGTTCGAGGAATTTTCCGATGAGGCGGTCCCAGGCGGCCATGAAGCGCAGGGCTTCGGAGCTCCAGGGGTGATAGGGCTCGACCAGGGCGGGAAAGAGAAAATGGCCGAGGCGATCGGTCTCCGTCAGCACGAAGAAGAAGAGATCCCAGGCCAGATCCGGCCACAGGAGGTCAAGGGCCTTTTCGCGGCAGGCCAGGGAGCGATGCAGGTCCTTGAGCAGAAAGCCCGGGTCCGTGGCCCCGCGCACGGTGTCGGCCTCGATGGTGTATTCGTGGTCGGCCAGGATGCCCGCCAGGGCTTGGGGATGCACGGAAGTTTGCAGGTCCTGCGCGGGGAACCCTGCCACGAGCATGGCCCGCATGGGGCGCACCGGAGCCAGGTTGGGCATGTTAACGGCCTTGGCGAAGAGGCCTTTGTCCGCCAGTCGCTCGAAGATCGTGGCCCCGTGCACATGGGTGAAGTCCGTAAACTGAAGTTCATAGCTTTGAGGGTCCATGTGCGTGAACCCGAAAACCCCGTGTTCGCCGGGGCTTGAGGCGGTGAAGAGGCTGGTCCAGTTCACGGGCGAGAGTTCGGGCAGCTCGGCCCGGATGGCCCGGCACCCGGAAGATCCCGCGATGGTGGCGAGGCTCGGAAGCAGGCCTTGGGCGCAGAGATTTTGGGCCAGCGACCACGGCAGGCCGTCAAGGCCGAGAAAAACCAGTCGGGGAGCGTGCATGGGGGGCGGTGTAGCAGGGAGCGTGCCGGTTGGCCAGCAGGCCGTGGCAGGTGGAGACTGGCCTGAGGATAACCTTGCCAGCGTCTTGAAAAGTCATGTACAGAACATGACAAATCCAGACATATATTGGACGCTTCGACCTGTGGAAATAAAGCATCGCCTTGGACAAAGTCCATGCTTGCTGCAAAAGGCCGTCGCTTATGATTTATGCGTTGCAATGAAAGGTCCCAGCACCGGGCAAGGGTCGGAGGAGAAAGATGAAAATCAAATCGTGCGAATGGCTTGTTTTCGTGTCTTTCTTTTTTTTCTTGGCTACAGCCCGGCCTGCCCAAGCATTGGAGTTCTTGGGAGAGGAGTTTCCGTCCGACGAGGTTGATGCCGTGGTCGTGGAGGTCGGTGCTGCCCATGTGGTGGGAATTGAAGTTTCCAGGACGGATTTTCTGCATCCCGGAGATCGGGTCGAGATTATGTATCAGGCCGATCTTATGCCCATGATCCTTGGAGTCTACGAAGTCGTAACCGTGCAGGGGAAAAGAATCACCGCCCGGCCGCTGACCCTGACTTCCGAACCGATGCGGGGCATGCAAGTGCGTGTGGCGCGGAAGGGGGACGGACAAGATCGTCCCTCGGATGCGGCTTCCGTAAAGACGCACGAGGATCATGTTTATGGTCATGGTGACGAAGCTAGCCAGGCCGGGTTGATTTTCAACGACACTCCCGCGCCGGAGATTCTGACCGGAATCGTGGACGAAGTGCGGGGCCAGGAAATTGTCGTCGCTCTGCCGCAGGGGGAGGGCGTTCACGCCCGCCCCGGCCAGACGGTGGAGGCATTTCTGGTGCTGAGTTCGGGCAAGGAACTTGGGGCTGGAAAATGGAAAGTGTCGGCGGTGGAGGGAGACCGCACGATCTGCGCACCGGATGGGCCGGTGCGTCCGCGCAAGGGGCTCAAGGCCGTCATCAGGACCGTCGGACCGGCATCGTCCCTGCCTCCGGATCTCGAAGGCGCGGCGAGATTTCTTGAGACATTCGATCGCTCCGGGTCGCTCTTTGACCCGGACATGAAGGTTGCCCCATGACGCGGTGCAGCGAGGCCGGAGACATGCCATTTGGAAGCACAGGGGACAGGTGTTTTTGTCGAAAGCAGAGGTTGGTAGCGATCCTGTTTTTTTATTTCCTGTTTTTTGCGGCGGGATCCGTTACCGTTTTTTGTGCCCAAAAGTCGGAGCAGGAAGACGGCTTATGGTGGGAGACGCTGCGTTTTACCGCGCGAGGCAGCGATCAGGCGACCTCTCCGGCTCCGGACCTGCTTCCGTACAAATGGGTCAAGGAACGGGCCGGCGAGCTGCTGAGCGGTATTTCAAAGTTTTCGCGGCTGGGCGCTATTGACGCTGCTCCTTCGCTCGGTACGTCCGGGTGGACGTATCGTCAGGTCGACAACTCCTTGATCAACGTCTGGCGCGATAGAAATGTCCAAGGCGTGCGTGATTATGTCCGCAGAAATTATCCTCGAACACCGACTGAGCTTGGAGCCCTGGAGAATCGGGGTGGGCCCCCGGGCGGAAGGGATGTCGCTGTCGTGCAGGGGCAGCTGAAGCCGATCAGGGCTCCCCGGCTGACTTTTGCTCAGGTTGCGGAGCCGGTGCTTAAAAAACAGCTCGACCCGAACGACCATGTTGGCAAACTCAAGCTCTTGAATACGTTGCAGGCATTGCAACATTTGATCAACTGTCAGGCGCAAGGTCAGGCTGTGACCCAATGCGCCAAGGATTACGGCCTGAGTTTCGCCATGTCCAAGGCCGTGATGGAATTGCTGGCGACCATGGGACAACAGCTCGGATGGCATTTTCTGAAGGATGCGGCTCTGGGGGAATTGATCGTGGGCAGTACGGCCACGATCGGATATCTGGCCTATGCCGACTACGTGGCAATCCAGGAAATACACGCTCTTTTGCAAGAGCTTTCGAAATCACATGAGGACGCTCTGAGCAACCAACGCATGGCAGAGCACAATGCCGTCGCCGGAAGGGAAAATTGGGACGGCTCCATGAGAGGGCTGCAGATACGGCTTGATCTCTTCAGGCAGCAGTTTGACAAGCAACTCTTGGTGGCCGGAGAAGACCTGTTCCAGGCCTGGGGGGACGCCGACGAGTCCTATCTGAAGGCGCGAAGCAGCAGGGAAGCGCTGGGCAAGGCCCTGGATTCCTTTCTGGCCCCCGCCTGGGTCCAGCAAAGGCTGGCCGAATTCTGCAGGAATGCAGGGGAGGCGGGGGCCCGGAATGGTGAAGCAGCTTTGCGGGATGAATTGAGGCAAGCACTGATGCGCGCCAGCCAATGCGGTTCATTGCGGGAGGCTGGCGACCTTTGGAGCGTGTATGTCCAGCTGGATACGAAATTGCGTTTGCTCCCGTCGTATGGGCCGTGGCTCGCCCTGCTTGATGATGCACGACAGGCCAGGGAGCTTCAAACACTGTATGGCTCTTTTGATGACACGTATCAGGATGCTGTCATGAGCGCCTGGGCGGCAAGGATGGCCTACGAGGATTATCGGAAGACCTTGCAGGTATTCATGGCCCGTTGGCGACGATTCGAGCTTTTTTTGCGAGAAAGGGCGCAGGACGGGCTTCCTCAGGATGCCCGGGACAAAGCCTTGGAGATGATTTCTTCCGTTGGGCAGTACATTGCCGCCTTCCAGCCTCGGCGGATGCCGGGCAATCATCCGGGTGATTACGAAGACCGCCTCGGAGCCATTGAA encodes:
- a CDS encoding rubrerythrin, which encodes MSKTTDNLKEAFAGESQANRKYLAFAKKAEEEGLPQVARLFRAAAHAETIHAHAHLRLMKGIGSTAENLKEAVAGETHEFKSMYPGMIADAQAEGEKAAEKYFVFANQAEECHANLYSKAADQMGELAAVDYYVCSICGHIHEGEPTEKCPICGAMPKAYGVVA
- a CDS encoding RNA helicase — translated: MTTFSDLGLSELTLQALSRKGFEEPTPIQIKTIPAVMTGENDIVAQAQTGTGKTAAFGLPLLEMLDPDVRTVQALVLAPTRELAIQVAEEINSLRGGRTINVAPIYGGQSMEIQLRSLKKGVSVVVGTPGRVLDHLRRGSLNLSGIRFLILDEADEMLNMGFLDDVLEIMEQTATEKRTMLFSATMPPEILRIAKKYMGDYQVIRAESNQLTAPQTDQIYFEVAMSDKFEALCRIIDMESDFYGLVFTRTKVDADAVSQRLMERGYDADTLHGDMSQSLREKILIKFKKKLVTILVATDVAARGIDVHDLTHVINFDLPHDPEAYVHRVGRTGRAGKQGIAITFITPSEYRRLQFISKHARTDIRKARLPKVSDVIDMKKGRIRAELQEIMTTEPELEFMGMAQELLDQSKPRETLAALLQYMFQEELDASNYKEIGDAFVVDKTGKSRLFVTQGRKDGMTPKRLLTFLGDKCNIPPKKIWDIQIMETFAFVSLPFHDAERVLAMFNKGKGTELAFTKAKARPSAPAPRR
- a CDS encoding tRNA (N6-threonylcarbamoyladenosine(37)-N6)-methyltransferase TrmO, translated to MTGGKHALPRSKNRSKDILMLPRVIGTVRSHLVSRDQCPKYGDASMPPVWIELNPDFEPAATDLQVGDAILVLTWMHKGDQSVLRCHPQGNRDLPMRGIFSTRSPDRPTPIGLHAVRIIGREGLRLKVHPLEVINGTPVIDIKPDNAPSPAKAEFSSLVNPETGQAILDAGRDGWLRGLFAGFNGNVSMRQGERVVITATGSAKGHLAPRDLAVVDLATGAPLTSARASSELAVHLEVYRNQPLAQAIVHTHPPKLLALSLRGEIPLLDLPLFEGRVFADKLTRVPAHHPGTPELGQAVGLASREFEAVFMDNHGLVCRGESIIQALGLSEELESLAGIAMQR
- a CDS encoding universal stress protein, with translation MNRFSTSLLGEAKTLLLATDGSIFSDGALQEAIFFGQACGARLIVLHVVKIDVESLKSANSKVTRAQQEIAPYMEDVRKMARDSGVECETVVVGSSVPEHAIVEQARMREADVILMGRHGRAGRLFLMVGSMTSKVIGLGFPMVLMLPKDFTMTGAHVLVAVDDSANSRLAVEEALSLGLCCVTLERLIFVAVARRESGLVEARKMVEDICARGREKWPHVQFEAVAGVGHASNIIVRAAEERHVDMIMIGGMVSGPLPRMFGGRVTKEVCGWAHCAVLVVTA
- a CDS encoding sodium-independent anion transporter is translated as MSVRLLRFFPFLAWFPFGALVVRADLMAGITGALVLVPKAMAYAQLSGLPLYFGLYTAFVPAIVGALWGSSRQLATGPVAIVSLMTAAAVAPLAVSNTPEYIGFALLLTLLVGLVQLFLGVVKLGTIVNFVSHPVILGFMNAAAIIIGLSQLDLLLGIPKGRSDFFLGDVWEMLRLIPQTHLPTLAMTFFGLALILVIKRIPALSKASVLVAVVITILVSAAVGYDQRGTAVLDDLATPRARELVVQYEESLRRMEHLGGEVTDLSARQRQAEKEGSVWMAAGLRHQTELARLDMRSLERRHNELLRGVRQLRFVRPEGEMTGRLYLLGEIPAGMRTDDRAWHIKSVDHGVMKLIGGGDVVGPVPAGLPALTIPTLSLDAVMQLLPSALIIALVAFMESISMAKALASKARQHVDPNQELIGQGLANIGGSFFQAYPACGSFTGSAINMQSGAKTGLAMVFNGIFVAVTLMFFTPLLYHLPKAVLAVIIVMAVTSLITPHAFMHTWRANRGDGVVALVTFAVTLLAAPHLDKGIMAGAALSIGLYLYRTMAPRVAVLGRYTDGTLRDVSVHHALATSTLVTVMRFDGSLYFANVTYFEDMVLKAVADHKESKFLLVVGDAINSMDSSGEEMLQNLVGQLRETGVQIVFSGLKKQVLDVMRATGLYDRIGDENVFATECQALKAIFARLGQEVEDDALFAYVKVMVC